The proteins below come from a single Kiritimatiellia bacterium genomic window:
- a CDS encoding DUF86 domain-containing protein — protein sequence MRPERLYLNDILEAADAIARFLHGVSEAQFMQDELRQSAVLQKLIVIGEAAARLPRAFTERHPEIPWPDIVAFRNIAVHEYFAVDWRIVWVTATQEVPLLQSQIAHLVERLSDEP from the coding sequence ATGCGGCCTGAGCGCCTGTACCTGAACGATATCCTCGAGGCCGCTGATGCCATTGCTCGCTTCTTGCACGGCGTAAGCGAAGCGCAGTTTATGCAGGACGAACTACGGCAAAGCGCTGTGTTGCAGAAACTCATCGTCATCGGTGAAGCGGCCGCGCGCTTACCCAGGGCGTTCACCGAGAGACACCCCGAAATCCCGTGGCCAGACATCGTGGCTTTCCGCAACATCGCAGTGCATGAGTACTTCGCCGTTGATTGGCGCATCGTCTGGGTCACAGCCACGCAGGAGGTGCCGCTACTGCAAAGCCAGATTGCGCATCTGGTAGAGAGGTTGAGCGATGAGCCATGA
- a CDS encoding nucleotidyltransferase family protein has translation MKPAIALPEAELKDFCRRYRVRQLSLFGSVLREDFNLQSDVDVLVEFEPDVTVGFLTLARMARELSALLGRAVDLVPRSGLKPAIREAVLKEEKVIYAA, from the coding sequence ATGAAGCCTGCCATTGCTCTCCCGGAGGCAGAATTGAAAGACTTTTGCCGCCGCTATCGGGTGCGGCAACTCTCCCTGTTCGGCTCCGTGCTTCGGGAGGATTTCAATCTGCAGAGCGACGTAGACGTCTTGGTGGAGTTCGAGCCTGATGTCACCGTGGGGTTCCTGACGCTTGCCCGGATGGCACGCGAACTCTCTGCCCTCTTGGGGCGAGCGGTGGACCTCGTGCCGCGCAGCGGCCTCAAACCCGCGATTCGGGAAGCCGTGCTGAAGGAAGAGAAGGTGATCTATGCGGCCTGA
- a CDS encoding alpha-L-fucosidase yields the protein MTMRLNRRDWLRSAGMLAVLARVRTGGAQTSAVSSVASGPSGLRLWHDGRFHTMPRRPWRKIHLDFHNSEHVPRIGADFDEDAWGEQLVAANVDSIVVFAKDMHGYCYWPSETGPVHPGLKFDLLGAQVRACRKRGIAVYAYYCTGWDHHLAKTRPAWRMIKRDGTDYMPKRGETPGWTALCFANAEFREWMDRHIREFVGRYELDGVWFDVAAPIAPECFCAECQRQIREGGGDPNNAVAQREHKHRLFLDWHRHARDLVRSIRPGCQVDFNDIGLACVAARAELLDNIDIEALPTGGWGYFYAPMQIRYQRNFGVPVYGMTGRFVTSWADFGGLKTVPQLDVELASIVANAARCDVGDQMSPNGRLDPAVYHVIGRSFGRIRKLEPWLEGAAPVTEAAMMIPAIPFDRLRDDYLYGVTKLLLESRRQFDVVEPVQEWERYGLVVLPDAFRPDAALVERLRRYVEGGGALVVCGEAGVLAGGQESWLAPLGLRFEGASEFKPSYMVPRVAFAGDLPVYEYALYEGAGRWRVEAPAESLADLGVPLFQRSAAKYTSHRQTPFERVTEFSVAAVSGRVGLIGFPIGAAYYRTGYWIYRALFEHVLGRVRPERLLQTDAPLATEFTVTRQAPADGRDERWMVHIVNWSPDRKAPPHPEFHDSPSPLRDVRVRVALPLERVRAHLVVADRPLEARRERGAWEVVVPRVDIHEIVAFEPA from the coding sequence ATGACCATGCGGCTCAACCGTCGTGATTGGCTGCGCTCGGCGGGGATGCTGGCGGTGCTGGCCCGCGTCCGTACCGGCGGTGCGCAGACATCCGCAGTGTCCTCGGTGGCGTCGGGACCGTCTGGGTTGCGATTGTGGCATGACGGCCGGTTCCACACGATGCCGCGCCGCCCGTGGAGGAAGATTCACCTCGATTTTCACAACTCCGAACACGTGCCGCGGATCGGCGCGGACTTCGACGAGGACGCGTGGGGCGAGCAGCTCGTCGCGGCGAACGTGGACTCCATCGTGGTGTTCGCGAAGGACATGCACGGCTACTGCTACTGGCCGAGCGAGACCGGACCCGTGCATCCGGGTTTGAAGTTTGACCTGCTCGGCGCGCAGGTGCGCGCCTGTCGGAAACGCGGCATTGCGGTGTACGCGTACTACTGCACCGGATGGGATCATCACCTGGCGAAAACGCGGCCCGCCTGGCGGATGATCAAGCGGGACGGCACGGACTACATGCCCAAGCGCGGCGAAACGCCCGGCTGGACGGCGCTGTGCTTCGCGAACGCGGAGTTTCGGGAGTGGATGGACCGCCACATTCGCGAGTTTGTCGGGCGCTACGAGCTCGACGGCGTGTGGTTCGACGTGGCCGCGCCGATTGCGCCGGAGTGCTTCTGCGCGGAGTGCCAGCGGCAGATCCGTGAGGGGGGAGGGGATCCGAACAACGCGGTCGCCCAGCGCGAGCACAAACATCGACTGTTCCTCGACTGGCATCGGCACGCCCGCGACCTCGTGCGCTCGATCCGCCCGGGTTGCCAGGTGGACTTCAACGACATTGGTTTGGCGTGCGTCGCGGCACGGGCGGAGCTGCTGGACAACATTGACATCGAGGCGCTGCCGACGGGGGGGTGGGGCTATTTCTATGCGCCGATGCAGATTCGCTACCAGCGCAACTTCGGCGTGCCGGTGTACGGCATGACGGGCCGGTTCGTCACTAGCTGGGCGGACTTCGGCGGGCTGAAGACGGTGCCGCAGCTGGACGTGGAGCTGGCCTCGATCGTTGCGAACGCGGCGCGCTGCGACGTGGGCGACCAGATGTCGCCGAACGGCCGGTTGGACCCGGCCGTCTACCATGTGATCGGGCGTTCGTTCGGCCGCATCCGCAAGTTGGAGCCATGGCTGGAGGGGGCGGCGCCGGTGACCGAGGCGGCGATGATGATCCCGGCGATTCCCTTCGATCGCCTGCGGGACGACTACCTCTATGGCGTCACCAAGCTGCTGTTGGAATCGAGGCGCCAGTTCGATGTGGTCGAGCCGGTGCAGGAATGGGAGCGATATGGTCTGGTGGTGCTGCCCGATGCGTTCCGGCCCGACGCCGCGCTGGTGGAGCGGCTGCGCCGCTACGTCGAGGGGGGAGGTGCGCTGGTGGTGTGTGGCGAGGCGGGCGTTCTGGCCGGCGGCCAGGAGTCTTGGCTGGCTCCGCTGGGGCTGCGATTCGAGGGTGCCAGCGAGTTCAAACCGTCCTACATGGTGCCGCGCGTGGCGTTCGCGGGCGATCTGCCCGTCTATGAGTACGCGCTGTACGAGGGTGCGGGACGGTGGCGGGTCGAGGCACCGGCCGAGTCGCTGGCGGATCTCGGGGTGCCGCTGTTTCAGCGCAGCGCGGCGAAGTACACGAGCCATCGCCAGACGCCGTTCGAGCGCGTCACCGAGTTCAGCGTTGCGGCGGTGTCCGGGCGGGTGGGGCTGATCGGCTTCCCCATCGGCGCCGCCTACTATCGGACCGGCTACTGGATTTACCGCGCACTGTTCGAGCACGTACTGGGCCGGGTTCGGCCGGAGCGACTGCTCCAAACCGATGCGCCACTGGCCACGGAGTTCACCGTCACCCGTCAGGCCCCAGCCGACGGCCGAGATGAGCGATGGATGGTCCACATCGTCAACTGGTCGCCCGACCGCAAGGCGCCGCCACATCCTGAGTTTCACGATTCGCCGTCACCGCTGCGAGATGTGCGCGTGCGGGTCGCGCTGCCGTTGGAGCGCGTGAGGGCGCACTTGGTGGTGGCGGACCGGCCGCTCGAGGCGCGGCGCGAGCGGGGTGCGTGGGAGGTGGTGGTGCCCCGCGTGGACATTCACGAGATCGTCGCCTTCGAACCGGCCTGA
- a CDS encoding S41 family peptidase produces MRRRRWPWWSGVCAAALLGAGAHAESALPPSLPPECAETLPHPLDRLLQVAAAIGRVAESNAVLERALREAARAVDPAAEVVREAERESFLLKRRGHEWGLGIRTEVSNGQHVVVAVVPGGPADGRLRPGDVLDRVAGRFVTGVAAAEWAGWIARATGGIEVVVMRPPQREPMTFAVKPGWVAPEAVRVELLPRGVGLVQVGELREGVAARVLGAWNLASTAGAPGVVLDLRRAGGFDLSEAARIAAAARPGRPQLFRLEAQWPTGACTVVGSAESPVSHPVPLALLVGPDTRDAAEALAAALADGGAPVIRIGAPTAGSLCRYDLVPLARDFFVWLPVRRLRLDGVEVDAPLKPDIEVGAAVRAGATPVLPSANLNPRRRSSSEEEEDIKLRRRVAGDRQLEYAVDLLLTLRALGVRHDLRR; encoded by the coding sequence ATGAGACGAAGGCGCTGGCCATGGTGGTCCGGTGTGTGCGCGGCCGCGTTGCTCGGCGCCGGGGCGCACGCGGAGTCCGCCTTGCCGCCGTCGCTCCCCCCCGAGTGCGCAGAGACGCTGCCGCACCCGTTGGACCGCCTGCTGCAGGTGGCGGCGGCGATCGGCCGGGTGGCGGAGAGCAATGCGGTGCTCGAACGGGCGCTGCGCGAGGCGGCGCGTGCGGTGGATCCCGCTGCCGAGGTGGTGCGGGAAGCGGAACGCGAGTCATTTCTGCTGAAGCGGCGCGGCCACGAATGGGGGCTTGGCATCCGGACGGAGGTATCGAACGGCCAGCATGTGGTCGTCGCGGTGGTGCCGGGAGGGCCGGCGGACGGTCGTCTGCGACCGGGCGATGTGCTGGACCGTGTGGCCGGTCGTTTTGTGACGGGCGTGGCAGCGGCGGAATGGGCGGGGTGGATTGCGCGAGCGACCGGCGGGATCGAGGTGGTGGTGATGCGACCGCCGCAGCGGGAGCCGATGACGTTCGCGGTGAAACCGGGCTGGGTTGCGCCGGAGGCGGTCAGAGTGGAGCTGCTGCCGCGCGGAGTGGGCCTGGTGCAGGTTGGGGAGCTTCGCGAGGGCGTTGCGGCGCGGGTGCTGGGAGCATGGAACCTAGCGTCCACGGCCGGAGCACCCGGCGTGGTGCTCGATCTACGGCGCGCTGGCGGGTTTGACCTCTCGGAGGCGGCGCGCATCGCGGCGGCGGCGCGGCCCGGACGCCCGCAGCTTTTCCGGCTGGAGGCGCAATGGCCCACCGGCGCGTGCACGGTGGTCGGCTCTGCGGAATCTCCGGTTTCGCACCCGGTGCCGCTGGCGCTGCTGGTTGGCCCCGACACGCGCGACGCCGCCGAGGCGCTTGCGGCGGCGCTGGCGGATGGGGGGGCGCCGGTGATCCGGATCGGTGCGCCGACCGCCGGCTCGCTCTGCCGGTACGATCTGGTGCCGCTCGCCCGCGATTTCTTCGTCTGGCTGCCTGTTCGGCGGTTGCGGTTGGACGGCGTGGAGGTTGACGCGCCGTTGAAGCCCGACATCGAGGTGGGCGCCGCGGTCAGAGCCGGCGCGACGCCGGTCCTGCCATCGGCGAATTTGAACCCACGCCGGCGTTCGTCATCAGAGGAGGAGGAGGACATAAAACTGCGGCGACGCGTGGCGGGCGATAGGCAGCTCGAATACGCGGTGGATCTCCTGCTGACTCTGCGCGCGCTGGGAGTTCGACATGATCTGCGGCGCTGA
- a CDS encoding aldo/keto reductase, giving the protein MNLWTRREILAAAATGFALARQLIAAQTGGTGGVPRRKFGRHNETIPILALGGWDIGRADDATAIAIMHAAIDEGLTFFDNCWEYHNGRSEELMGRALEGGRRDRVFLMTKVCGRTYEDARANLEDSLRRLRTDRIDLWMFHGIRWDEDPDLIFDAERGAVRAAIEARTAGRVRYIGFTGHKDPKFHLAMLERTARAGAPFEWDAVLMPLNLVDPQHLSFQTAVLPVVVRRGIAALGMKALGAQNGRFVRELGVTAAECRRYSLSLPIASLVCGIQTMDQLRQDLAIAREFRPMTVEETRALLARVDGRNADARLEAYKTGDYGCSIHRRRQAAARGGGAA; this is encoded by the coding sequence ATGAACCTGTGGACGCGCCGCGAGATTTTGGCAGCGGCCGCGACGGGGTTCGCGCTCGCACGGCAGCTGATCGCCGCTCAAACCGGCGGCACCGGCGGTGTGCCCCGACGCAAGTTCGGCCGCCACAACGAAACGATCCCCATCCTCGCGCTCGGCGGCTGGGACATCGGCCGCGCCGACGACGCCACCGCGATCGCCATCATGCATGCCGCGATCGACGAGGGACTCACCTTCTTCGACAACTGTTGGGAGTACCACAACGGCCGCTCCGAGGAACTGATGGGCCGCGCGCTGGAGGGTGGCCGACGCGACCGCGTCTTTCTGATGACGAAGGTCTGCGGCCGCACGTACGAGGACGCGCGCGCGAACCTCGAAGACAGCCTGCGGCGGCTCCGCACCGACCGGATCGATCTGTGGATGTTTCACGGTATCCGGTGGGACGAGGATCCCGATTTGATCTTCGACGCGGAGCGCGGCGCGGTGCGGGCCGCGATCGAGGCCCGAACGGCCGGGCGCGTGCGGTACATCGGCTTCACCGGCCACAAGGATCCGAAGTTCCATCTCGCGATGCTCGAGCGCACCGCACGCGCCGGCGCCCCCTTCGAGTGGGACGCGGTGCTGATGCCGCTCAACCTGGTGGATCCCCAGCATCTCAGCTTCCAGACGGCGGTGCTGCCGGTGGTTGTCCGGCGCGGCATCGCGGCGCTCGGGATGAAAGCGCTCGGCGCGCAGAACGGCCGCTTCGTGCGCGAGCTGGGCGTGACCGCAGCGGAATGCCGGCGCTACTCGCTCTCGCTGCCGATCGCCTCGCTGGTGTGCGGGATTCAGACGATGGACCAGCTTCGGCAGGACCTGGCGATCGCCCGCGAGTTTCGGCCAATGACGGTCGAAGAGACCCGCGCGCTGCTGGCGCGCGTGGACGGTCGCAACGCGGACGCCCGGCTCGAAGCCTATAAAACCGGCGACTACGGCTGCAGCATCCACCGGCGCCGACAGGCGGCCGCCCGGGGCGGCGGGGCGGCATGA
- a CDS encoding glycoside hydrolase family 57, translating into MSGPRTIHHALVLNLHQPAGNLASMLATDPWEVRQILCAYDRIPRSLWRYEDIAKVHLSLSGTLLETLSDPSFQSEVYGIVRLGDLLWYLQNTRIIDILGTGYYHPVLPLIPPPDREEQVRRWQGIGRHLFWRETFSGFWPPELGFSMELIPVLAAAGYRYCIVDSEHVVAKTPMSWPALRYRPHIARHGGRQIIVVVRDRDLSIAQESGMEPSWFLREVRERTRHCDFEPLVITATDGENGGWFRNLTPGETFWDRCHAPLMEGIRSGQIEDLRPAFIHEYIERFGVYGEVIVRAGAWNTGEHSGIGFVQWTGSEAQQAAWRRVHEVSARIRRAEERLSPTDAARSRIEEARWRLLRAETSCNFFWGDAWLGRCHADLDAALERLAGLE; encoded by the coding sequence ATGAGCGGCCCGCGCACCATTCATCACGCGCTGGTGCTGAACCTGCACCAGCCAGCCGGCAACCTCGCCTCGATGCTCGCCACCGACCCCTGGGAGGTGCGCCAGATTCTCTGCGCCTACGACCGCATCCCGCGCTCGCTGTGGCGCTACGAGGACATCGCGAAGGTGCACCTGTCGCTGTCGGGCACACTGCTGGAAACACTCTCGGACCCGTCGTTCCAGTCTGAGGTCTACGGCATCGTCCGGCTCGGCGATCTGCTGTGGTATCTGCAGAACACCCGCATCATCGACATCCTGGGCACCGGTTACTACCACCCCGTGCTGCCGCTCATCCCGCCGCCTGACCGCGAGGAGCAGGTGCGACGATGGCAGGGCATCGGCCGACACCTCTTCTGGCGCGAGACCTTCTCGGGATTCTGGCCGCCCGAGCTCGGATTCTCGATGGAACTAATCCCGGTGCTGGCAGCCGCCGGCTACCGGTACTGCATCGTGGATTCCGAACACGTCGTTGCGAAGACCCCGATGAGCTGGCCGGCGCTCCGCTACCGCCCCCACATCGCCCGCCACGGGGGACGACAGATCATCGTGGTCGTCCGCGACCGCGATCTCTCCATTGCGCAGGAGTCCGGCATGGAGCCCTCCTGGTTCCTGCGCGAGGTGCGCGAACGGACCCGCCACTGCGATTTCGAGCCGCTCGTCATCACCGCGACTGACGGCGAAAACGGCGGCTGGTTCCGAAATCTTACGCCGGGCGAGACCTTCTGGGACCGCTGTCACGCACCGCTGATGGAAGGCATCCGGTCAGGCCAGATCGAAGATCTGCGCCCCGCCTTTATTCACGAGTACATCGAGCGGTTCGGCGTATACGGCGAGGTCATCGTCCGCGCCGGCGCGTGGAACACCGGCGAGCACAGCGGCATCGGCTTCGTACAGTGGACCGGCTCCGAAGCGCAGCAGGCCGCATGGCGACGGGTGCACGAGGTGTCCGCCCGCATCCGTCGCGCCGAGGAACGGCTCTCACCCACCGACGCCGCGCGCAGCCGGATCGAAGAGGCACGTTGGCGCCTACTGCGCGCCGAGACCAGCTGCAACTTTTTCTGGGGCGATGCCTGGCTCGGACGCTGTCACGCCGACCTGGACGCGGCACTCGAGCGCCTCGCAGGCCTGGAGTAG
- a CDS encoding DUF4032 domain-containing protein produces MDAFGCKNFREYLLAQRRRLDEALAENKWYLSERAGRDVGMAAAKEDFLKHHFERVARQFRAWYCGVECRLRASCELAVGQDPLPPAAGCGR; encoded by the coding sequence ATGGACGCGTTTGGTTGCAAGAATTTTCGAGAGTACCTGCTCGCGCAGCGTCGGCGGCTCGACGAGGCGCTGGCGGAAAACAAGTGGTACTTGAGCGAGCGCGCGGGGCGGGACGTCGGGATGGCGGCCGCGAAGGAAGATTTTCTCAAACACCATTTCGAGCGGGTGGCCCGCCAGTTTCGCGCGTGGTACTGCGGGGTCGAATGCCGTCTGCGGGCGAGCTGCGAGCTGGCGGTCGGACAAGACCCTCTGCCGCCTGCGGCGGGCTGCGGGCGCTGA